Proteins from a genomic interval of Lysobacter arenosi:
- a CDS encoding OmpA family protein → MTASPTLPTTSRATLVAALTFAAVIAFAGCSRDATPAPSAQATADTAAAPPAAQFEARLNLVNNNGTVRYDGTVDSESTRKAIEAMLRQAYGPGISGSLAVDSAARPAPWQANLPQFLSAFTMPGAAIGFDGQRIELGGYASDPDRTALLSRAEQLFPGYTLTGLFRGVGNSPDAAAQALAGLKTGASAGDVIKALNQTPIQFIDGSAQVSPDSLAVLSQAAKAIQGSGGEKRIEITGPAGAAEDLALSQQRAEAIKVQLIVNGVSPGSIETKGARCRQPGQRCELQVAVSASVAATTLGPRLRGDDGLLPKTGK, encoded by the coding sequence ATGACTGCATCACCCACCCTTCCCACGACATCGCGGGCGACCCTCGTCGCCGCGCTGACGTTCGCCGCCGTGATCGCCTTCGCCGGTTGCAGCCGCGACGCAACACCGGCGCCCTCGGCGCAGGCCACGGCGGACACCGCCGCCGCACCGCCGGCAGCGCAATTCGAGGCGCGGCTGAACCTGGTCAACAACAACGGCACGGTGCGCTATGACGGCACCGTCGACAGCGAGAGCACCCGCAAAGCGATCGAAGCCATGCTGCGCCAGGCCTACGGACCCGGCATCTCCGGCTCGCTCGCCGTGGACTCGGCCGCAAGGCCGGCGCCGTGGCAGGCAAACCTGCCGCAGTTCCTGAGCGCATTCACGATGCCTGGCGCCGCGATCGGCTTCGACGGGCAACGCATCGAACTCGGCGGCTACGCATCGGACCCTGACCGCACCGCCCTGCTCAGCCGCGCCGAACAGCTGTTCCCGGGCTACACCCTCACCGGCCTGTTCCGCGGCGTGGGGAACAGCCCTGACGCCGCCGCACAGGCGCTGGCGGGGCTGAAGACCGGCGCATCGGCCGGAGACGTCATCAAGGCCCTGAACCAGACACCGATCCAGTTCATCGACGGCAGCGCCCAGGTCAGCCCGGACAGCCTGGCCGTGCTCAGCCAGGCCGCCAAGGCGATCCAGGGCAGTGGCGGCGAGAAGCGGATCGAGATCACCGGTCCGGCCGGTGCCGCAGAGGACCTGGCGCTGTCGCAGCAGCGCGCCGAGGCGATCAAGGTGCAGTTGATCGTCAATGGGGTCAGCCCGGGCTCGATTGAGACCAAGGGGGCACGTTGCCGGCAGCCCGGGCAGCGGTGCGAGCTTCAGGTTGCTGTAAGCGCTTCGGTCGCAGCAACGACGCTGGGTCCCCGCCTTCGCGGGGATGACGGTTTGCTGCCGAAGACCGGGAAATGA
- the uvrA gene encoding excinuclease ABC subunit UvrA, with protein MALDYIRIRGARTHNLKNIDLDLPRDKLIVITGLSGSGKSSLAFDTIYAEGQRRYVESLSAYARQFLSVMEKPDVDHIEGLSPAISIEQKSTSHNPRSTVGTITEIYDYLRLLYARVGTPRCPDHGYPLEAQTVSQMVDQVLALGETEEGREQRYMLLAPVIRERKGEHAQVFEQLRAQGYVRVRVDGELYEIDAVPPLALRVKHTIEAVIDRFKPREDIKQRLAESFETALKLGDGMAQVMSLDNAEAAPLLFSSKYSCPVCDYSLPELEPRLFSFNSPIGACPTCDGLGVAQFFDPSRVVVHPELSLSAGAVRGWDRRNAYYFQLIQSLAKHYKFDVDAVWQTLPENVRQAVLFGSGEELVTFTYLTESGGRSQRKHRFEGIVPNLERRYRETESAAVREELAKYISERACTDCGGARLNRSARNVFVAERPLPQIVVLPVDEALSFFKGLNLPGWRGEIATKIVKEISDRLRFLVDVGLDYLTLERKADSLSGGEAQRIRLASQIGAGLVGVMYVLDEPSIGLHQRDNERLLGTLTRLRDLGNTVIVVEHDEDAIRLADYVVDIGPGAGVHGGEVIAQGQLADLLKAPRSLTGQYLSGKKRIEIPAKRHKPDPKTTFHLRGATGNNLKDVDLAVPSGLFTAVTGVSGSGKSTLINDTLFAIAANELNGASHTPAPHREYENIELWDKVVDIDQSPIGRTPRSNPATYTGLFTPLRELFAQVPEARARGYSPGRFSFNVRGGRCEACQGDGLIKVEMHFLPDVYVPCDVCGGKRYNRETLEVLYKGYNINDVLEMTVEDALGLFEAIPAIARKLETLMDVGLSYIKLGQSATTLSGGEAQRVKLSKELSRRDTGRTLYILDEPTTGLHFHDIEHLLAVLHRLRDDGNTVVVIEHNLDVIKTADWVIDLGPEGGHRGGTILATGTPEHIASLTHSHTGRFLAPLLGAKPEAPGRKTNKKKTAA; from the coding sequence ATGGCGCTGGACTACATCCGCATCCGCGGTGCGCGGACGCACAATCTCAAGAACATCGATCTCGACCTGCCGCGCGACAAACTGATCGTGATTACCGGCCTGTCGGGCTCGGGCAAATCGTCGCTGGCGTTCGACACCATCTACGCCGAAGGCCAGCGCCGCTACGTCGAGTCCCTCTCGGCCTACGCCCGCCAGTTCCTGTCGGTGATGGAAAAGCCCGATGTCGACCACATCGAAGGCCTCTCCCCGGCGATCTCGATCGAACAGAAGTCGACCTCGCACAACCCGCGATCGACTGTCGGCACGATCACCGAGATCTACGACTACCTGCGCCTGCTCTACGCACGCGTCGGCACCCCGCGCTGCCCCGACCACGGCTACCCCCTGGAAGCCCAGACTGTCAGCCAGATGGTCGACCAGGTCCTCGCCCTGGGCGAGACCGAAGAAGGCCGCGAACAGCGCTACATGCTGCTGGCCCCGGTGATCCGCGAACGCAAGGGCGAGCACGCCCAGGTCTTCGAACAACTGCGCGCACAAGGCTACGTCCGCGTCCGCGTCGACGGCGAACTCTATGAGATCGATGCGGTGCCGCCGCTGGCGCTGCGCGTCAAGCACACGATCGAAGCCGTGATCGACCGCTTCAAGCCGCGCGAAGACATCAAGCAGCGCCTGGCCGAATCGTTCGAGACCGCCCTCAAGCTCGGCGACGGCATGGCCCAGGTGATGTCGCTCGACAACGCCGAGGCCGCCCCGCTGCTGTTCTCGTCCAAGTACAGCTGCCCGGTGTGCGACTACTCGCTGCCCGAGCTCGAACCGCGCCTGTTCTCGTTCAACTCGCCGATCGGCGCCTGCCCGACCTGCGACGGCCTGGGTGTGGCGCAGTTCTTCGATCCCTCGCGCGTGGTCGTGCACCCGGAGCTGTCGCTCTCGGCCGGCGCCGTGCGTGGCTGGGACCGCCGCAACGCCTACTACTTCCAGCTGATCCAGTCGCTGGCCAAGCACTACAAGTTCGACGTCGACGCAGTCTGGCAGACCCTGCCGGAGAACGTGCGCCAGGCCGTGCTGTTCGGCAGCGGCGAAGAACTGGTGACCTTCACCTACCTCACCGAGAGTGGCGGCCGCAGCCAGCGCAAGCACCGCTTCGAAGGCATCGTCCCCAACCTCGAACGGCGCTACCGCGAGACCGAGTCGGCGGCAGTGCGCGAGGAACTGGCCAAGTACATCAGCGAGCGCGCCTGCACCGACTGCGGCGGCGCCCGCCTGAATCGCTCCGCGCGCAACGTCTTCGTCGCCGAACGCCCGCTGCCGCAGATCGTGGTGCTGCCGGTCGACGAAGCGCTGTCGTTCTTCAAGGGCCTCAACCTGCCCGGCTGGCGTGGCGAGATCGCGACCAAGATCGTCAAGGAGATCAGCGACCGCCTGCGCTTCCTGGTCGATGTCGGCCTCGATTATCTGACGCTCGAGCGCAAGGCCGATTCGCTATCGGGCGGTGAAGCCCAGCGCATTCGCCTGGCCTCGCAGATCGGCGCCGGCCTGGTCGGCGTGATGTACGTGCTCGACGAGCCGTCGATCGGCCTGCACCAGCGCGACAACGAGCGCCTGCTCGGCACGCTGACGCGCCTGCGCGACCTCGGCAACACCGTGATCGTGGTCGAACACGACGAAGACGCAATCCGCCTGGCCGACTACGTCGTCGACATCGGCCCCGGTGCCGGCGTGCACGGCGGCGAAGTCATCGCCCAGGGCCAGCTCGCCGACCTCCTCAAGGCGCCGCGCTCGCTGACCGGCCAGTACCTCAGCGGCAAGAAGCGCATCGAGATCCCGGCCAAGCGCCACAAGCCCGATCCCAAGACCACCTTCCACCTGCGCGGCGCCACCGGCAACAACCTCAAGGACGTCGACCTGGCGGTGCCGAGCGGATTGTTCACTGCCGTCACCGGCGTGTCGGGTTCGGGCAAGTCGACGCTGATCAACGACACGCTGTTCGCGATCGCCGCCAACGAACTCAACGGCGCCTCGCACACGCCGGCGCCGCACCGCGAGTACGAGAACATCGAGCTGTGGGACAAGGTCGTCGACATCGACCAGTCGCCGATCGGTCGTACGCCTCGCAGCAATCCGGCGACCTACACCGGCCTGTTCACGCCGCTGCGCGAGCTGTTCGCGCAGGTGCCCGAAGCGCGCGCGCGCGGCTACTCGCCGGGCCGTTTCAGCTTCAACGTCCGTGGCGGCCGCTGCGAGGCCTGCCAAGGCGACGGCCTGATCAAGGTCGAGATGCACTTCCTGCCCGACGTGTACGTGCCCTGCGACGTCTGCGGCGGCAAGCGCTACAACCGCGAAACACTGGAAGTCCTCTACAAGGGCTACAACATCAACGACGTGCTGGAGATGACGGTCGAGGATGCGCTGGGCCTGTTCGAGGCGATCCCGGCGATCGCGCGCAAGCTCGAAACGCTGATGGACGTCGGCCTGAGCTACATCAAGCTCGGCCAGAGCGCGACCACGCTGTCCGGCGGCGAGGCGCAGCGCGTCAAGCTGTCAAAGGAACTGTCGCGGCGCGACACCGGCCGCACGCTCTACATCCTCGACGAGCCGACCACCGGCCTGCACTTCCACGACATCGAACACCTGCTGGCCGTGCTGCATCGCCTGCGCGACGACGGCAACACCGTGGTCGTGATCGAGCACAACCTCGACGTGATCAAGACCGCCGACTGGGTCATCGACCTGGGTCCGGAAGGCGGCCATCGTGGCGGCACCATCCTCGCCACCGGTACGCCGGAACACATCGCCAGCCTGACCCACTCCCACACCGGCCGCTTCCTCGCCCCGCTGCTCGGCGCGAAACCTGAAGCGCCAGGTCGCAAGACGAACAAGAAGAAAACCGCCGCATGA
- a CDS encoding Orn/Lys/Arg decarboxylase N-terminal domain-containing protein, whose amino-acid sequence MSMSNPWVLYVTTDLPDQGSAYALALTRLGQAVQDQGIEVLRAHSCEDGLIIAQGSASYSCVAIDWDLGETAGMSEKAVLEIIRAVREKSLRIPIFLLSRGVTTRNLPMSVIREVREYVNLIGETPEFFAKRVRFAIDDYHNGMLPPYFKALKKLTEEGTYQWDAPGHMGGAAYLKHPAGAEFHRFFGENIMRADIGISNVELGSWLDIEGPPAESQRMAARVFGADWTFYVLAGSSASNRIVVQAAVGNDEMVVVDRNCHKSLNHAMTLAGSRPVYFQPSRNGYGMIGLIPPKRFSKAHIDKLVADSPLAKGAKSSAPVHAVVTNPTYDGMLYNVDKVAEMLAASVPRVHFDEAWYAYGKFHPLFKHRFAMGVPRDMKNRPTVFAVQSTHKMLPAFSMASYIHVSNSDRGKIEWAPLKEAFMMHGTTSPFYPLIASLDIASAMMDEPSGSALLRESVSYAVEFRKAVASVNKRFKEEGEWFFSLFQPDQVPIGKKKVDLADAASDVLCSDPACWTLRAGESWHGIPDEVVAGDFCMLDPTKVTILCPGTDSKGKIAKRGVPGTILSKFLDARRQEIARTGDYTVLVLFSVGTTQGKWGTLLETLMAFKRLYDRNASLEEALPELVHAYPHRYGGMTLPQLCDEMHQVMTELDLQAMANAAGEVLSEQVLTPSEAYQQLIHGTTEEVRIADLPGRVAALMIVPYPPGIPVLMPGERVDAKGGTIVKYLIAVEAFGKRFPGFGREVQNVHPDDNGDLWAKVTLEGAAGKPAKATKAAKAKTSKAKR is encoded by the coding sequence ATGTCCATGTCCAACCCCTGGGTGTTGTATGTGACCACCGACCTCCCGGACCAGGGGTCGGCCTACGCCCTGGCATTGACGCGCCTGGGTCAGGCTGTCCAGGACCAGGGCATCGAAGTGCTGCGCGCGCACAGCTGCGAGGACGGGCTGATCATCGCCCAGGGTTCGGCTTCCTACTCGTGCGTGGCGATCGACTGGGACCTGGGTGAAACCGCCGGGATGAGCGAGAAGGCGGTGCTGGAGATCATCCGCGCGGTGCGCGAGAAATCGTTGCGCATCCCGATCTTCCTGCTCAGTCGCGGCGTCACCACGCGCAACCTGCCGATGAGCGTGATCCGCGAAGTCCGCGAGTACGTGAACCTGATCGGCGAGACGCCGGAGTTCTTCGCCAAGCGCGTGCGCTTTGCCATCGACGATTACCACAACGGCATGCTGCCGCCGTACTTCAAGGCGCTGAAGAAGCTGACCGAGGAGGGTACCTATCAGTGGGATGCGCCCGGTCACATGGGCGGCGCGGCCTACCTCAAGCATCCGGCCGGCGCCGAGTTCCACCGCTTCTTCGGCGAGAACATCATGCGCGCCGACATCGGCATCTCCAATGTCGAGCTGGGCTCGTGGCTGGACATCGAAGGCCCGCCGGCGGAATCGCAGCGGATGGCAGCGCGTGTGTTCGGTGCCGACTGGACGTTCTATGTGCTGGCCGGCTCCTCGGCCTCCAACCGCATCGTCGTGCAGGCAGCGGTCGGCAACGACGAGATGGTGGTGGTCGACCGCAACTGCCATAAGTCGCTAAACCACGCGATGACGCTGGCCGGCTCGCGGCCGGTGTATTTCCAGCCCAGCCGCAACGGCTACGGCATGATCGGGTTGATCCCGCCCAAGCGCTTCTCCAAGGCACACATCGACAAGCTGGTTGCTGATTCGCCGCTGGCCAAGGGTGCGAAGTCGAGTGCGCCGGTGCACGCGGTGGTCACCAACCCGACCTACGACGGCATGCTCTACAACGTCGACAAAGTCGCCGAGATGCTGGCGGCCAGCGTGCCGCGCGTGCACTTCGACGAAGCCTGGTACGCCTACGGCAAGTTCCATCCGCTGTTCAAGCACCGCTTCGCCATGGGCGTGCCGCGCGACATGAAGAACCGGCCAACCGTGTTCGCCGTGCAGTCCACGCACAAGATGCTGCCGGCGTTCTCGATGGCGTCCTACATCCACGTCAGCAACAGCGATCGCGGCAAGATCGAATGGGCTCCCCTCAAGGAAGCTTTCATGATGCATGGCACCACCTCGCCGTTCTATCCGCTGATCGCCTCGCTGGACATCGCCAGCGCGATGATGGACGAGCCTTCGGGCAGTGCGCTGCTGCGCGAGTCGGTCAGTTACGCGGTCGAGTTCCGCAAGGCGGTGGCCTCGGTCAACAAGCGTTTCAAGGAAGAGGGCGAGTGGTTCTTCTCGCTGTTCCAGCCAGACCAGGTGCCGATCGGCAAGAAGAAGGTCGACCTCGCCGATGCGGCGAGCGACGTACTGTGCAGTGACCCCGCATGCTGGACGCTGCGCGCCGGCGAGAGCTGGCACGGCATCCCCGACGAAGTGGTGGCGGGCGACTTCTGCATGCTCGACCCGACCAAGGTCACCATCCTGTGCCCGGGCACGGATTCAAAGGGCAAGATCGCCAAGCGTGGCGTGCCCGGCACGATCCTGTCGAAGTTCCTCGATGCGCGCCGCCAGGAGATCGCCCGCACCGGCGATTACACGGTACTGGTACTGTTCTCGGTCGGCACCACCCAGGGCAAGTGGGGCACGCTGCTGGAAACGCTGATGGCGTTCAAGCGGCTTTACGATCGCAACGCCTCGCTCGAGGAGGCGCTGCCGGAACTGGTCCACGCCTATCCGCATCGCTATGGCGGCATGACGTTGCCGCAGCTGTGCGACGAGATGCACCAGGTGATGACCGAGCTCGATCTTCAGGCCATGGCCAATGCCGCGGGCGAGGTTTTGTCGGAACAGGTGCTCACGCCTTCGGAGGCCTATCAGCAGCTGATCCATGGCACCACCGAGGAAGTCCGGATCGCCGACCTGCCGGGCCGCGTGGCGGCGTTGATGATCGTGCCCTATCCGCCGGGCATTCCGGTGCTGATGCCGGGCGAACGGGTTGACGCCAAGGGCGGGACGATCGTGAAGTACCTGATCGCCGTCGAGGCCTTTGGCAAGCGCTTCCCCGGCTTCGGCCGCGAAGTGCAGAACGTACACCCCGACGACAATGGTGATCTGTGGGCCAAGGTCACGCTTGAAGGTGCGGCGGGCAAGCCGGCGAAGGCAACCAAGGCGGCCAAGGCCAAGACCAGCAAGGCGAAGCGCTAG
- a CDS encoding acyl-CoA thioesterase, whose translation MSVRWRDLDAFNHVNNSKYLSYLEEARLHWMLSVPGQGLDEHVAPVVAAANLNYRRPIEWPAQVAIELFVDRLGNSSVSIGHRIVDAADDSVLYCDGNVVMVWIDRGNGRAAPLPEAVREACSQH comes from the coding sequence ATGTCGGTGCGCTGGCGCGACCTGGACGCGTTCAACCACGTCAACAATTCCAAGTACCTGAGCTACCTCGAGGAAGCCCGCCTGCACTGGATGCTGTCGGTGCCGGGACAGGGTCTGGACGAACACGTCGCGCCGGTCGTCGCGGCGGCCAACCTCAACTACCGCCGCCCGATCGAATGGCCGGCGCAGGTCGCCATCGAGCTGTTCGTCGACAGGCTGGGCAACAGCAGCGTCAGCATCGGCCACCGCATCGTCGATGCCGCCGATGACAGCGTGCTGTATTGCGACGGCAACGTGGTGATGGTGTGGATCGATCGCGGCAACGGCCGCGCCGCGCCGCTGCCCGAGGCCGTGCGCGAGGCCTGCTCGCAACACTGA
- the potE gene encoding putrescine-ornithine antiporter, producing MSESHQKMNVFQLTVITLVNMMGSGIILLPSKLAEIGTITIFSWLFTAGGSLALAYVFARCGMLSKKPGGMGGYAEYAFGKGGNYMANYTYGLSLVIGNVAIGVTAVGYATVLFGATLSPMQTCFWTIVLLWVTTFANFGGASITGKIGSITVWGVILPVVLISLIGWFWFSPTTWSAAWNPHEMGFWSAVGSSISVTLWAFLGLESACANADAVENPEKNVPIAVLVATIGAAAVYIISTNVIAGMIPNAELAKSSAPFGLAYEHMFSPIVGQTVTALMVIACIGSLLGWQFTVAQVFKSSADVGYFVSIFSKVTKIGTPITGMLVLLAVQTGLALMTASPELSETFGKVVNLAVVTNLVPYVMSMAAIVTIQNVAGIPKVKARMTNVIALIATIYSFYALYSSGTEAIVLGGICIFLGWTLFGFFAANRFYRMEQEAHIPNPGKSFQT from the coding sequence ATGAGCGAGTCCCATCAGAAAATGAATGTGTTCCAGCTGACCGTGATCACGCTGGTCAACATGATGGGCTCGGGCATCATCCTGCTGCCCAGCAAGCTGGCCGAGATCGGCACGATCACGATCTTCTCCTGGCTCTTCACCGCTGGCGGCTCGCTAGCCCTTGCCTACGTCTTCGCCCGCTGCGGCATGCTCAGCAAGAAACCCGGCGGCATGGGTGGCTACGCCGAGTACGCCTTTGGCAAGGGCGGCAACTACATGGCGAACTACACCTACGGTTTGTCGCTGGTGATCGGCAACGTCGCCATCGGCGTCACCGCGGTGGGTTACGCCACCGTCCTGTTCGGCGCGACCCTGAGTCCGATGCAGACCTGCTTCTGGACCATCGTGCTGCTGTGGGTCACGACGTTCGCCAACTTCGGCGGCGCCAGCATCACCGGCAAGATCGGTTCGATCACGGTGTGGGGCGTGATCCTGCCGGTGGTCCTGATCTCGCTGATCGGCTGGTTCTGGTTCAGCCCGACCACCTGGTCGGCTGCGTGGAACCCGCATGAGATGGGCTTCTGGTCCGCCGTTGGCAGTTCGATCTCGGTCACCCTGTGGGCGTTCCTCGGGCTGGAGTCGGCCTGCGCGAATGCCGACGCCGTCGAGAACCCCGAGAAGAACGTGCCCATCGCAGTGCTGGTCGCGACCATCGGTGCCGCCGCCGTCTACATCATTTCGACCAACGTCATTGCCGGCATGATCCCCAATGCCGAGCTGGCCAAGTCCAGCGCGCCGTTCGGACTCGCGTACGAGCACATGTTCAGCCCGATCGTCGGGCAGACCGTCACGGCGTTGATGGTCATCGCCTGCATCGGCTCGCTGCTGGGCTGGCAGTTCACCGTTGCCCAGGTGTTCAAGAGCTCGGCCGATGTCGGCTACTTCGTGTCGATCTTCAGCAAGGTCACCAAGATCGGCACGCCGATCACCGGCATGCTGGTGCTGCTGGCAGTGCAGACCGGCCTGGCATTGATGACGGCGAGCCCGGAGCTGAGCGAGACGTTCGGCAAGGTCGTCAACCTGGCGGTGGTGACCAATCTGGTTCCCTACGTGATGTCGATGGCCGCCATCGTCACCATCCAGAACGTGGCGGGCATTCCAAAGGTCAAGGCAAGGATGACCAACGTCATCGCGCTGATCGCCACGATCTACAGCTTCTACGCCCTCTACAGCTCCGGCACCGAAGCGATCGTGCTGGGCGGCATCTGCATCTTCCTGGGCTGGACCCTGTTCGGATTCTTCGCCGCCAACCGCTTCTATCGCATGGAGCAGGAAGCGCACATCCCGAACCCGGGCAAGTCGTTCCAGACCTGA
- the speC gene encoding ornithine decarboxylase, whose amino-acid sequence MSIPLERFFRILVVGEHTGVVAQVIEDELHFPVTSIDLEQIPQAIRGGADLGAIIVARDGAQAVVDARDERGLRMPIFMISGRDDEALDEPFLKALDGVLIADLETRDFYEKRLVASIERYALSLRTPFFGELMKYDYDANRTWACPGHQGGQMFMRHPVGRLFYEHMGENVFRDDICNAMVALGDLLIHEGPALAAQRGAAKVFQSDRTYFVLNGTSSSNKVVNTSLLRSKDIVLFDRNNHKSNHHGALMMAGAIPIYLETDRNGFGMVGPIDWSAFDEASIRDKLKNHPRLAGTDAWKRERPIRVAIIEQCTYDGTVYNARKVLEKIGHLCQYIHFDEAWAGFGAFHPLMKDHFSMGLKLDADSPGVIATQSTHKQLAGFSQASQIHVRDAHIRDKPFRVNHKRFNEMFMLQASTSPFYPLFSSLDVNAQMHADKAGRVLWDDMVKLGIEGRKAVRKRFPGFINPFVPDQVDYQGRSVAWEDVPTEVLAREQAYWQLAPGASWHGFRNLGEDAAMVDPTKLMLTTAGIDAASGNYAKTGVPATILANFLRENNVIPEKNDLYSILFLMTPAVGEGKMAMLLAALERFRDHYEADSPLAEVVPGLYQRNEARYRDYSLRQVAQEMHDYFVAKNIKELQRLSFRYESFPEQAMSAREANEALVGGEVDFVPMSEVSGRIAATLALIYPPGIGIIIPGERYDAKAKPMIDYFLAFEENCNRFPGFSYEVQGVYQVHEEGRIRFYTYVVQE is encoded by the coding sequence ATGAGCATTCCCCTTGAACGCTTCTTTCGTATCCTGGTTGTCGGCGAACACACTGGTGTTGTCGCCCAGGTGATCGAGGACGAGCTGCACTTCCCGGTGACATCGATCGACCTGGAACAGATTCCGCAGGCGATCCGTGGTGGCGCCGATCTCGGCGCGATCATCGTCGCCCGCGACGGGGCCCAGGCAGTGGTGGACGCACGCGACGAGCGCGGCCTGCGCATGCCGATCTTCATGATCAGCGGTCGCGATGACGAAGCGCTGGACGAGCCGTTCCTGAAGGCGTTGGACGGTGTGCTGATCGCCGACCTGGAAACCCGCGATTTCTACGAGAAGCGCCTGGTTGCCTCGATCGAGCGCTATGCGCTGAGCCTGCGCACGCCGTTCTTCGGCGAACTGATGAAGTACGACTACGACGCCAACCGCACTTGGGCCTGCCCGGGCCACCAGGGCGGGCAGATGTTCATGCGCCATCCGGTCGGCCGGCTGTTCTACGAGCACATGGGCGAGAACGTGTTCCGCGACGACATCTGCAACGCGATGGTGGCGCTCGGCGACCTGCTGATCCACGAAGGGCCGGCGCTGGCGGCGCAGCGTGGTGCGGCCAAGGTCTTCCAGTCCGACCGCACCTATTTCGTCCTCAACGGCACGTCCTCGTCCAACAAGGTGGTCAACACCTCGTTGCTGCGCAGCAAGGACATCGTGCTGTTCGACCGCAACAACCACAAATCCAACCACCACGGCGCGCTGATGATGGCCGGCGCGATTCCGATCTATCTGGAGACCGATCGCAACGGCTTCGGCATGGTCGGGCCGATCGACTGGTCGGCATTCGACGAAGCGTCGATCCGCGACAAGCTCAAGAACCATCCGCGCCTGGCCGGAACCGATGCCTGGAAGCGCGAGCGCCCGATCCGCGTGGCGATCATCGAGCAGTGCACCTATGACGGCACCGTCTACAACGCCCGCAAGGTGCTGGAGAAGATCGGCCACCTGTGCCAGTACATCCACTTCGACGAAGCCTGGGCCGGATTCGGTGCGTTCCATCCGCTGATGAAGGATCACTTCAGCATGGGGCTGAAGCTGGACGCCGACTCCCCGGGCGTCATCGCCACCCAGTCGACGCACAAGCAGCTGGCCGGGTTCTCGCAGGCCTCGCAGATCCACGTGCGTGACGCCCACATCCGAGACAAGCCATTCCGGGTCAACCACAAGCGCTTCAACGAGATGTTCATGCTGCAGGCATCGACATCGCCGTTCTACCCGCTGTTCTCCAGTCTCGACGTCAACGCGCAGATGCACGCCGACAAGGCGGGCCGCGTGCTGTGGGACGACATGGTCAAGCTCGGCATCGAGGGCCGCAAGGCGGTGCGCAAGCGCTTCCCCGGCTTCATCAACCCGTTCGTGCCGGACCAGGTCGACTACCAGGGCCGCAGCGTGGCCTGGGAGGACGTGCCGACCGAGGTGCTGGCGCGCGAACAGGCCTACTGGCAGCTGGCGCCGGGCGCGTCCTGGCACGGCTTCCGCAACCTGGGCGAAGACGCGGCGATGGTCGATCCGACCAAGCTGATGCTGACCACGGCCGGGATCGATGCGGCCAGCGGCAATTACGCCAAGACGGGGGTGCCGGCCACGATCCTCGCCAACTTCCTGCGCGAGAACAATGTCATCCCGGAGAAGAACGACCTCTACAGCATCCTGTTCCTCATGACCCCGGCGGTGGGCGAGGGCAAGATGGCGATGCTGCTGGCCGCGCTCGAACGCTTCCGCGACCACTACGAGGCCGACAGCCCGCTGGCCGAGGTCGTGCCCGGCCTGTACCAGCGCAACGAAGCGCGCTATCGCGACTACTCGCTGCGCCAGGTCGCGCAGGAGATGCACGACTACTTCGTCGCCAAGAACATCAAGGAGCTGCAGCGGCTCAGTTTCCGCTACGAGTCGTTCCCGGAACAGGCCATGTCCGCGCGCGAGGCGAACGAGGCGCTGGTCGGCGGCGAGGTCGACTTCGTGCCGATGAGCGAGGTGTCCGGCCGGATCGCGGCGACGCTGGCGCTGATCTATCCGCCGGGCATCGGCATCATCATTCCCGGCGAGCGCTATGACGCGAAGGCCAAGCCGATGATCGACTACTTCCTGGCGTTCGAGGAGAACTGCAACCGGTTCCCGGGATTCTCGTACGAGGTCCAGGGCGTCTACCAGGTGCACGAAGAAGGTCGTATCCGCTTCTACACCTACGTCGTGCAGGAATGA